Proteins encoded together in one Streptomyces sp. NBC_01408 window:
- a CDS encoding aldo/keto reductase has protein sequence MRYLSLGSSGLQVSAIGLGCNNFGGRLDAAATRAVVDAALDAGITLLDTADIYGGRGGSERHLGQALKGRRDQVVLATKFGYAGMDMEYGPAAGSRGGRAYIRRAVEESLRRLETDHIDLYQLHSPDPATPVAETLAALTELVTEGKIRYIGHSNLTGWQLAEAAHVARETGAAPFVSAQNQWSLLERSAERELVPASLHYGVGVLPYFPLANGLLTGKIRRGAPVPPGSRLEGRDAYLTEERLDVVEALAALADKHGRSVLELAIGWLSAQPGCASVIAGATSAEQVRANAAVADRPLEPELLAEIDGIDGIAPGVAA, from the coding sequence ATGCGTTATCTCTCCCTGGGCAGTTCAGGCCTGCAGGTTTCCGCCATCGGTCTCGGCTGCAACAACTTCGGCGGCCGCCTCGACGCCGCCGCCACCCGCGCGGTCGTCGACGCCGCCCTCGACGCGGGCATCACCCTCCTCGACACCGCCGACATCTACGGTGGCCGCGGCGGCTCCGAGCGCCACCTCGGCCAGGCCCTCAAGGGCCGCCGCGACCAGGTCGTCCTCGCCACCAAGTTCGGTTACGCCGGCATGGACATGGAGTACGGGCCCGCAGCCGGCTCCCGTGGCGGCCGCGCGTACATCCGGCGGGCCGTCGAGGAGTCCCTGCGCCGCCTGGAGACCGACCACATCGACCTCTACCAGCTGCACAGCCCCGACCCGGCCACCCCCGTCGCGGAGACGCTGGCCGCTCTCACCGAGCTGGTCACCGAGGGGAAGATCCGCTACATCGGCCACTCGAACCTCACCGGCTGGCAGCTCGCCGAAGCCGCCCACGTCGCCCGCGAGACCGGCGCGGCGCCCTTCGTGTCGGCACAGAACCAGTGGTCCCTGCTGGAGCGCTCGGCCGAACGCGAGCTGGTCCCGGCCTCCCTGCACTACGGCGTCGGCGTGCTCCCCTACTTCCCCCTCGCCAACGGCCTGCTGACCGGCAAGATCCGCCGCGGCGCGCCCGTTCCGCCCGGCTCCCGCCTCGAAGGCCGCGACGCGTACCTCACCGAGGAGCGGCTCGACGTGGTCGAAGCACTGGCCGCGCTCGCCGACAAGCACGGCCGCAGCGTCCTCGAACTCGCCATCGGCTGGCTCTCCGCGCAGCCCGGCTGCGCCTCCGTCATCGCCGGAGCCACCTCCGCCGAACAGGTACGAGCCAACGCGGCCGTCGCCGACCGCCCGCTGGAGCCCGAGCTGCTCGCCGAGATCGACGGGATCGACGGGATCGCGCCGGGCGTGGCCGCGTGA
- the galK gene encoding galactokinase, with protein sequence MNAAAHGFRELYGYRPEGVWAAPGRVNLIGEHTDYNDGFVLPFALPQRTEVAAARRTDGILRVHSADVPSGVVTFELSALDPAHPPQGADGWAAYPAGVVWALLDADLPVSGADLWIRSDVPTGAGLSSSAALEVATALAFTDLYGLPLTRPELAALARRAENAYVGVPCGVMDQMASACATDGHALHLDTRSLEQRHIPFDCAAAGLRLLVIDTRVKHDLADGAYAQRRSSCHEAAEALGLPALRDVPYEGLERALTRLGDPVRRRRVRHVVTENERVVRIEELLRAGRLRETGPLLTQGHASLRDDYEVSCPELDLAVATADAAGAYGSRMTGGGFGGSALALIDADAEPEVGRAVTRAFREAGYAPPRITAAAPSAGATRLI encoded by the coding sequence GTGAACGCGGCGGCGCACGGTTTCCGGGAGCTGTACGGGTACCGGCCGGAGGGGGTCTGGGCGGCGCCGGGCCGGGTCAACCTGATCGGCGAACACACCGACTACAACGATGGTTTCGTCCTGCCCTTCGCCCTGCCGCAGCGGACCGAGGTGGCCGCGGCCCGGCGTACTGACGGGATCCTCAGGGTCCACTCCGCCGACGTCCCCTCCGGGGTGGTGACCTTCGAGCTCTCAGCCCTCGATCCGGCGCACCCCCCGCAGGGCGCCGACGGCTGGGCCGCGTACCCGGCCGGGGTGGTGTGGGCCCTGTTGGACGCTGATCTTCCGGTCAGCGGAGCCGATCTGTGGATCCGCTCCGACGTGCCGACGGGGGCGGGCCTGTCCTCCTCCGCGGCGCTGGAGGTGGCCACCGCCCTGGCGTTCACCGACCTGTACGGGCTGCCGCTCACCCGGCCCGAACTGGCCGCGCTCGCCCGGCGCGCCGAGAACGCCTACGTCGGCGTCCCCTGCGGGGTCATGGACCAGATGGCCTCCGCCTGCGCCACCGACGGGCACGCCCTCCACCTGGACACCCGCAGCCTCGAACAGCGCCACATCCCCTTCGACTGCGCGGCGGCGGGCCTGCGCCTCCTCGTCATCGACACCCGGGTCAAGCACGACCTGGCCGACGGGGCCTACGCGCAGCGCAGGAGCTCCTGCCACGAGGCGGCCGAGGCCCTCGGCCTGCCCGCCCTGCGCGACGTCCCGTACGAAGGACTGGAGCGGGCGCTGACCCGTCTCGGCGACCCGGTCAGGCGCAGACGGGTCAGGCACGTCGTCACCGAGAACGAACGGGTCGTACGGATCGAGGAGCTGCTGAGGGCCGGGCGGCTGCGCGAGACGGGCCCGCTGCTCACGCAGGGGCACGCCTCGCTGCGTGACGACTACGAGGTGTCCTGCCCGGAACTGGACCTGGCGGTGGCCACGGCCGACGCGGCGGGTGCGTACGGGTCCCGGATGACGGGCGGCGGTTTCGGCGGCTCGGCCCTGGCCCTGATCGACGCGGACGCCGAGCCGGAGGTGGGCCGGGCCGTGACGCGGGCCTTCCGCGAGGCGGGCTACGCTCCGCCCCGCATCACGGCGGCGGCCCCGTCGGCGGGAGCCACCCGCCTCATCTGA